The Actinomycetota bacterium genome includes a region encoding these proteins:
- a CDS encoding S-layer homology domain-containing protein, with translation MNGRSKLKGRVRYRKLLAVITILSMLTGILPVFPVYAGIDHTATNVAELDAALAGVGAGETRTIKLLADINYNQGISITEGRNIIFNLNGFNLNVTNSGGEGLKVTSGSVGYSGAGAFNVTGTSCGVSANGSSASATVTNATATAEGGNGAVAINGGSIVVNGNAQGGYNGVSVANTGSMAVVNGNATGITASDSSGARASHGGSVTVNGGTAQGVMYGAYSNGSGSLITINGGDAIGTGPYSHGAHAEIDGSIRIDGDVQGTQYGVVSGIDTSVVVTGNVTVTAAANGFGVYAERGGRIEVGGNVVANGSSLGAYATYSEITIDGAILATNYIKVYDHSTEAFVYKDGSAGSRTIPTTKAGYYTYSEGTSIVWVKEELTIEPAPNYITTNFDSMFMSPGQWPQISVTAFYTGSNKEVTGDAEFVSSDTGVVLASHTDPNYPDKDGNGWTLAIASGKATITVSYGGKIKEIPVTVIDKTIEPIFNGYSPGDTPGTYIANWGYKNNNTFEVSVSDENSFFDLPPTDTRKPITTFSPGAVDDAFQTEFTDDLTWTIKQPNGVEYNATAAASICEIDGTGYTTLDNALNAVPEAGATATTIKLLQDINYIGGITVANKKITFDLNGKTLSVDSTAEIGLTVTNGSVIDITNPGAFNVTGSKTGLYAYKSTVKVTNANSGTNFGVNARDNSDITVTNDVTSASYMAASASGGSKISIGGNVSGANYGVYAQDAGTDITVTGNVSATNYSGCGAHSRGGATVTIHGNVTAAGSNSTGANLNTGGTLTVDGIITAQSYIKFGTVVKTAADITTPTTKDGYSTYTDGTSTVWVKEAAPADTTPPSVPTGLEVTDRTTSSITIAWDASTDAGGIAGNDIQMKQGSGGTYSIVGSTGGDETGFTKTGLSASTTYYFQVRAKDENANVSDWSAEISATTRSSEGGGISVPSAPLNLRLASNEDAIHLVWDPVKESNIKGYHIYRSEKGSSSTPMRLTEEPQKDVQFKDRSATTGTTYIYYAIAVNNYGWESLKSNTVEAALAVRGILAMSDVPSNAWYKDYVEKLLLKEVLDGYTDGAFRPNGKITRAEFAKMLVLAMGWEVKNPDKTSFPDVAESSSAYEYIETGVEKGVLQGYKEDGTFRPDRFISREEMAKIIAMTLSLPEAEATFKDIDTSWAKEFIKACAKAGIINGYPGDNTFKPKNHTTRAEAAAMIARMLKD, from the coding sequence ATGAATGGAAGAAGTAAGTTAAAAGGGAGGGTAAGATACCGCAAGCTACTTGCAGTTATCACAATTCTCTCCATGTTAACCGGCATCCTACCCGTCTTTCCCGTCTACGCCGGTATCGATCATACCGCCACCAATGTCGCTGAACTGGATGCTGCGCTGGCAGGGGTAGGCGCTGGAGAAACCAGGACTATTAAACTGCTTGCCGATATAAATTACAACCAGGGCATCAGCATCACCGAGGGCAGAAACATCATTTTTAACTTGAATGGTTTTAATCTGAATGTCACTAATAGCGGTGGTGAGGGGCTTAAGGTAACGAGCGGGAGCGTTGGCTATTCCGGAGCGGGCGCGTTCAACGTCACCGGTACTTCCTGCGGGGTGAGCGCCAACGGCAGTAGCGCCTCGGCAACTGTGACCAACGCTACGGCAACCGCAGAGGGCGGAAATGGCGCAGTTGCCATCAACGGCGGAAGCATTGTCGTCAATGGCAATGCGCAGGGCGGATACAACGGAGTCAGCGTCGCCAATACCGGCAGCATGGCTGTTGTCAACGGCAACGCCACCGGTATTACCGCTTCCGACAGCAGCGGTGCAAGGGCCAGCCATGGCGGAAGCGTCACCGTAAATGGCGGTACTGCACAGGGCGTGATGTATGGCGCTTATTCCAACGGTAGCGGCAGCCTTATCACGATCAACGGCGGTGATGCCATCGGTACCGGTCCCTACAGCCACGGTGCGCATGCCGAGATAGACGGAAGCATTCGTATAGACGGGGATGTACAGGGCACACAATACGGCGTTGTTTCCGGTATCGACACCTCTGTTGTCGTTACCGGCAATGTTACGGTAACCGCTGCGGCGAACGGATTCGGCGTGTATGCAGAACGCGGAGGCAGGATTGAAGTTGGAGGCAATGTCGTGGCAAACGGCTCCAGCCTGGGCGCGTATGCCACCTACAGCGAGATTACGATTGACGGTGCAATCCTGGCGACAAATTATATAAAGGTTTATGATCATAGCACTGAAGCATTTGTTTATAAGGACGGGAGCGCGGGCAGCCGCACAATTCCCACAACCAAGGCCGGCTATTATACCTATTCCGAAGGCACCAGCATCGTCTGGGTCAAGGAAGAATTAACCATCGAGCCTGCTCCTAACTATATTACCACCAACTTTGACAGTATGTTCATGTCCCCCGGACAGTGGCCCCAGATTTCTGTTACAGCTTTTTATACAGGCAGTAACAAGGAGGTTACCGGTGACGCTGAATTTGTTAGCAGTGATACCGGTGTGGTACTGGCCAGCCATACCGACCCCAACTACCCCGACAAGGATGGTAACGGTTGGACCCTGGCTATAGCCTCCGGTAAAGCCACTATTACTGTTAGTTATGGCGGTAAGATAAAAGAAATCCCTGTAACAGTTATCGATAAGACAATTGAACCAATTTTTAACGGTTATTCCCCCGGCGATACGCCAGGTACTTACATAGCCAACTGGGGCTATAAGAACAACAATACCTTTGAAGTCTCTGTGTCGGATGAAAACTCCTTTTTCGATTTGCCTCCAACCGACACCAGAAAACCTATCACTACTTTCAGCCCTGGAGCTGTCGATGATGCCTTCCAGACAGAGTTTACCGATGATCTAACCTGGACTATTAAACAGCCTAACGGTGTCGAGTATAATGCTACAGCGGCGGCCAGCATTTGCGAAATCGACGGCACGGGCTATACAACGCTGGACAACGCGCTGAACGCGGTGCCGGAAGCCGGGGCAACGGCGACCACGATAAAGTTATTGCAGGATATCAATTATATCGGCGGCATCACGGTGGCTAATAAAAAAATTACCTTTGACTTAAACGGCAAAACGTTGTCGGTTGACAGCACGGCGGAAATAGGACTGACTGTTACAAACGGCAGTGTAATCGATATAACAAACCCCGGCGCATTCAATGTTACGGGCAGTAAAACGGGGCTGTATGCTTACAAATCAACCGTTAAAGTCACCAATGCCAATAGTGGTACGAATTTCGGAGTTAATGCCAGAGATAATAGTGATATAACTGTGACAAATGATGTAACATCGGCTTCATACATGGCTGCGTCTGCCAGCGGCGGAAGTAAGATTAGCATAGGAGGTAATGTTTCAGGCGCTAATTATGGTGTTTACGCCCAAGACGCCGGCACTGACATTACAGTTACAGGAAACGTTTCAGCGACTAATTATAGTGGTTGTGGCGCTCATTCCAGGGGTGGTGCAACTGTTACGATTCACGGCAATGTCACTGCAGCAGGCAGTAATAGTACAGGTGCAAATTTAAATACAGGCGGAACATTAACCGTTGACGGCATCATTACCGCCCAAAGTTATATTAAGTTCGGAACAGTTGTAAAGACTGCAGCGGATATAACGACCCCCACCACCAAGGACGGCTACAGCACTTATACCGATGGCACCAGCACCGTCTGGGTCAAGGAAGCTGCTCCGGCGGACACCACCCCGCCTAGTGTTCCTACAGGCTTGGAAGTGACTGACCGTACCACATCCAGCATCACCATCGCCTGGGATGCTTCCACAGACGCCGGCGGCATCGCCGGCAATGATATTCAAATGAAGCAGGGCAGCGGCGGCACTTATTCCATCGTTGGATCGACCGGCGGAGATGAAACCGGGTTCACGAAGACCGGTTTGAGCGCTTCTACAACCTATTATTTCCAGGTGCGGGCCAAGGATGAGAATGCCAACGTCTCGGATTGGTCCGCTGAGATAAGCGCCACCACCAGGAGCAGTGAGGGCGGCGGGATATCGGTTCCTTCAGCCCCGCTCAACCTGAGGCTCGCATCGAACGAGGACGCGATCCATCTGGTGTGGGATCCGGTGAAAGAATCCAACATCAAGGGCTATCACATCTATCGCAGCGAGAAGGGCTCAAGCAGCACGCCAATGCGCTTGACAGAAGAGCCTCAAAAAGACGTCCAGTTCAAAGACCGTTCTGCCACGACCGGAACAACCTATATCTATTACGCTATTGCGGTTAACAACTACGGGTGGGAGAGCCTGAAGTCGAACACCGTAGAAGCCGCCCTTGCCGTACGGGGCATCTTAGCTATGTCAGACGTCCCATCCAACGCGTGGTATAAAGATTACGTCGAGAAGCTTCTTTTAAAAGAGGTTCTCGATGGCTATACCGATGGCGCGTTTAGGCCGAATGGCAAGATAACGAGAGCCGAGTTTGCAAAGATGCTTGTGCTTGCCATGGGGTGGGAGGTAAAGAACCCGGATAAAACATCGTTCCCAGATGTGGCGGAATCTTCCAGCGCGTACGAGTACATCGAGACCGGTGTGGAAAAAGGCGTTCTTCAAGGCTACAAAGAAGACGGCACCTTTAGACCCGATCGCTTTATATCCCGAGAGGAAATGGCAAAAATCATAGCCATGACACTGTCTCTTCCAGAGGCCGAGGCCACATTTAAAGACATCGATACATCCTGGGCGAAGGAGTTCATTAAGGCTTGTGCTAAAGCCGGTATTATCAACGGCTATCCGGGGGATAATACCTTCAAGCCGAAAAACCATACGACCAGAGCTGAGGCGGCAGCGATGATCGCCAGGATGCTTAAGGATTAA
- a CDS encoding S-layer homology domain-containing protein codes for MTKLRFLDARLQRYARKGRLAILTISFVLCAMVATAIAASGGGSGGVLASSVPETTSTPFALADLTADAVIGFNYMPETTATIEIYDGVLKTGTAAARTNKDGYFEAKLGGSGIDIKNGNRVVVKAGKQSTVFTTNLFAAADFNPGVVSGKTDGGSIVCLTVRPADSNVDTHTITNADSSGSFRAISNFSLNDRIWVSSLHPNGNLTQMELIFGTASRALFQPIVYAGDTTKTAGDTTRTAGVIEIREIKPTSLTSTTTANEVTVRLLTPGVTFASGPNATPLRLQLADPKALLSEGNTKATWRVSQSTTTTAGSIILSDIEYNVGTSTASGPVELKVGGSAGVTSETVSNARVFPSSSKTNFDLAIKVVDTATPTGDSLNGARVRILKGDGVFTQQYNPTSGSFRFDLPAGEYGIYITRLGHEAIRTTIDLTENTATVFGLNKTDIGVMVPEGAANIAFEQIESLLQDMGYRVSVITEDDLADAGRLKANLKALFINSSSVAFSSGSVSAIKEFVEDGGSLYISDASFGLMNAAFPGKLTFKANPWITVAQKINARVEDGGFADYLGLTSPANLTLDFSKIAPWVSIDKVAPEVDVYVSGNIKTGAGGSTVLNNKPLVAGFNEGLGRVLYTSYYANPENGALDENGRKLLTYCALSTLAGREISAMQANLKAEGYAVEKINVGRLSAGETSTACGINIGAAKDVKARLAVQSGEYVLSVLQPDGKLHAATAKNSSLATVSVTNAPPGEWKYWVQANDAGNGLPYVIGIGVRPTPPPPVKPGPNTGGGPSGGSGGPSGDDNDTPPAVLPEPIGLKAEAGNGKITLTWNTATMQSSAPRIAGYNIYRGTEAGLVARINSSPLTTTSYSDTAVETDITYYYWVTTVGSDGKESAPSDYATASLTAVLPDLTFKDTPAAAWYMAYVKKLVTAGIIDGYRDGRFRPNANITRAEFCKIVLAALGETPLGGAAPSFKDTGGHWAQGHIEKAKSLGFIDGYKDGRFRPNANITRAEICKIVAYAKQYRLGETFNAFPDCNGHWAEIYVATAKENGVVSGFPDGTFRPSANATRAEAAKMIAVMME; via the coding sequence ATGACTAAGTTACGTTTTTTGGATGCGCGCTTACAGCGTTATGCGCGCAAAGGTCGTTTAGCGATATTAACCATATCGTTTGTCTTATGTGCGATGGTAGCCACAGCTATAGCCGCATCCGGCGGAGGGTCGGGAGGGGTGCTCGCATCATCGGTGCCGGAGACGACCTCGACGCCGTTTGCTCTGGCCGACCTTACGGCGGACGCCGTAATCGGGTTCAATTATATGCCGGAGACGACCGCCACAATCGAGATCTATGACGGGGTATTAAAGACGGGGACAGCGGCGGCCCGTACAAATAAGGATGGATATTTCGAGGCGAAACTCGGGGGTTCCGGTATAGACATCAAGAACGGCAATCGTGTAGTCGTAAAAGCGGGCAAGCAGAGTACCGTCTTTACGACGAATCTTTTCGCCGCCGCCGATTTCAATCCCGGGGTCGTCTCGGGGAAGACCGATGGCGGGAGCATTGTTTGCCTCACCGTTAGACCCGCGGATTCGAATGTTGATACCCATACCATCACCAATGCCGATAGCTCAGGCTCTTTTAGGGCTATTTCAAATTTTAGCCTAAACGACCGCATATGGGTCTCCTCGCTCCATCCCAACGGCAACCTGACGCAAATGGAGCTTATCTTCGGCACAGCGAGCCGAGCGCTTTTTCAACCGATTGTCTACGCGGGGGATACGACTAAAACGGCGGGGGATACGACTAGAACGGCCGGGGTTATCGAGATAAGAGAGATCAAGCCGACTTCGCTCACCTCTACGACTACTGCAAACGAGGTGACGGTAAGGCTTCTCACCCCCGGCGTGACCTTCGCGTCGGGGCCGAACGCGACACCCTTGAGACTTCAGCTCGCCGACCCGAAGGCGCTCTTGTCGGAGGGTAACACCAAAGCCACATGGCGTGTAAGTCAATCGACCACCACCACGGCGGGGAGCATCATTCTTAGCGACATTGAATATAATGTCGGTACATCGACGGCCTCCGGGCCGGTCGAGCTTAAGGTCGGGGGCAGCGCCGGCGTGACATCGGAGACCGTAAGCAATGCGAGGGTATTTCCTTCATCGAGCAAAACGAATTTCGACCTCGCTATCAAGGTTGTAGATACCGCTACCCCTACCGGCGACTCTTTAAATGGTGCCAGGGTGAGAATCCTCAAAGGCGACGGCGTGTTCACGCAGCAGTACAATCCGACTTCCGGGTCGTTCCGATTCGACCTGCCCGCCGGGGAGTACGGCATCTATATAACGCGCCTCGGCCACGAGGCCATTCGCACAACGATTGACCTTACCGAGAATACAGCGACCGTCTTCGGGCTTAACAAGACCGATATAGGCGTAATGGTCCCCGAAGGTGCCGCCAACATCGCTTTTGAGCAAATCGAGTCACTGCTGCAGGATATGGGCTACCGGGTGTCGGTCATTACCGAAGACGACCTCGCGGACGCCGGGCGACTGAAAGCTAATCTCAAAGCGCTCTTTATCAACTCATCGAGCGTAGCCTTTTCAAGCGGCAGTGTCTCGGCAATCAAAGAGTTTGTCGAGGACGGCGGCTCGCTCTATATATCGGATGCATCATTTGGCTTGATGAACGCGGCCTTTCCGGGAAAACTCACGTTTAAGGCCAATCCGTGGATTACGGTCGCGCAGAAAATCAATGCGCGCGTCGAGGACGGCGGCTTTGCGGATTACCTAGGACTGACCAGCCCGGCGAATTTGACACTCGACTTCAGTAAAATTGCGCCGTGGGTCTCAATCGATAAAGTTGCACCTGAGGTGGATGTTTATGTTTCCGGCAATATCAAAACAGGCGCAGGCGGCTCAACCGTCCTCAACAATAAACCTCTGGTTGCGGGTTTCAACGAGGGGCTGGGACGCGTCCTCTACACCAGCTATTACGCAAACCCTGAAAACGGCGCGCTCGACGAAAACGGCCGCAAACTTCTCACCTATTGTGCTCTGAGCACGCTCGCGGGACGAGAGATAAGCGCTATGCAGGCTAACCTTAAGGCTGAAGGTTATGCTGTGGAGAAGATAAATGTCGGCCGTTTAAGCGCCGGTGAGACATCGACGGCTTGTGGAATAAACATAGGCGCGGCTAAAGATGTAAAAGCAAGATTGGCCGTGCAGTCGGGCGAATACGTGTTGAGTGTGTTGCAGCCTGACGGCAAGTTACATGCGGCAACCGCGAAGAACTCGTCTTTAGCCACCGTCTCTGTTACGAACGCGCCGCCCGGAGAATGGAAATACTGGGTTCAGGCGAACGATGCTGGCAACGGTTTACCATATGTTATCGGCATTGGGGTCAGACCGACGCCGCCGCCGCCGGTTAAACCCGGTCCAAACACGGGCGGCGGCCCCTCCGGCGGCAGTGGCGGCCCTTCGGGCGATGACAACGACACACCCCCGGCGGTTTTGCCGGAGCCGATCGGTTTGAAGGCCGAGGCGGGTAACGGAAAGATAACACTTACCTGGAACACCGCAACCATGCAATCGTCGGCGCCCCGGATAGCCGGTTACAATATCTACCGGGGAACCGAGGCCGGCCTGGTGGCGCGAATCAATAGTTCGCCGCTGACGACGACATCATATTCCGACACGGCGGTCGAGACGGACATCACTTACTATTATTGGGTGACTACCGTCGGCTCAGACGGCAAAGAGAGTGCGCCCTCCGACTACGCGACGGCTTCGCTCACCGCGGTCTTGCCCGACCTTACATTTAAGGACACGCCGGCAGCCGCCTGGTACATGGCCTATGTCAAGAAACTGGTCACGGCGGGCATTATAGACGGGTATAGAGATGGGCGTTTCCGTCCGAATGCCAACATAACACGCGCCGAGTTCTGCAAAATAGTATTAGCCGCGTTGGGCGAGACCCCGCTGGGTGGTGCGGCGCCGTCCTTTAAGGATACCGGCGGGCACTGGGCGCAAGGCCATATCGAGAAAGCTAAATCGCTAGGCTTTATCGATGGATACAAAGATGGGCGTTTCCGTCCGAATGCCAACATAACACGCGCCGAGATATGCAAAATAGTAGCGTATGCAAAACAATATCGCCTCGGGGAGACCTTCAACGCGTTCCCGGACTGCAACGGGCACTGGGCCGAGATTTATGTCGCGACCGCTAAAGAAAACGGCGTGGTATCCGGTTTCCCGGACGGCACATTTCGCCCGTCGGCCAACGCAACACGAGCCGAAGCAGCCAAAATGATAGCGGTGATGATGGAATAG